The DNA segment GCCCTGGTCGAGATCACCCAGGCCGAACCCTTCGCACCGATTTATGTGCGATTGGCGTACGTTCCCAGCTAAGCCGCACCAATGGCGCCGCCCGCCTCGGGCCACATGCTCTACAATCCGCCGACAATCGGCGCCACCTAGAGCACCGGACCGGCCTCCCGGCGCACACCCGCGCCAGGGCATTCCTACCACGACCAGCACACCAACTTCATGAAAGTCATCTCCTCCATTCACGAGTTGCGGGACCAGTTGCGCGGGCAGAACCGGGCGGCGTTCGTGCCGACCATGGGCAACCTGCACGAAGGCCACCTGTCGCTGATGCGCCTGGCGCGCCAGCATGGTGACCCGGTGGTCGCGTCGATCTTCGTCAACCGGCTGCAGTTCGGTCCCAATGAGGATTTCGACAAGTACCCGCGCACGCTGCAGGACGACATCGAGAAGCTGCAAAAGGAAGGCGTCTATGTGCTGTTTGCGCCCACCGAGCGCGACATGTACCCGGAGCCGCAGGAATACCGCGTGGAGCCGCCGCACGACCTGGGCGACATCCTGGAAGGCGAGTTCCGCCCCGGCTTCTTCAAGGGCGTCTGCACCGTGGTGATGAAGCTGCTGTCCTGCGCGCAGCCGCGCGTGGCCGTGTTCGGCAAGAAGGACTACCAGCAACTGATGATCGTGCGCCGCATGGTCCATCAGTTCGCGCTGCCGATCGACATCGTCCCCGCCGAAACCGTGCGCGCCGAAGACGGCCTGGCCCTGTCCTCACGCAACCGCTACCTGACGCCCGACGAGCGCACCGAAGCCCCGGTGCTCTACAAGACACTGCACGAAGTCCGCGATACCGTCCTGGCCGCCAACAGCGCCAGCGCGGATCTCGCCGCCATCGAAGCCAGCGCCAAAGCCGCCCTGCAAGCCCGCGGCTGGCAACCCGACTACGTCTCCATCCGCAAGCGCGTGGACCTGCAAGCCCCCACCCGCGAAGAATACGTAGCCGGCGAACCGCTGGTCATCCTGACCGCAGCCAAGCTAGGCGCAACCCGGTTGATCGACAACCTGGAAATCTGATGAAGTCGAGGCCTGGACACCCCGGGCCTCAAAGTGTCACCTATGTGAGTGAACTCGCATGGCAACCGTTCGTCTTAGCCGTGTGACCCGCCCCCAAGGCGGGGAACACCCCAGCGCGATGCGAAGCGAGCCGTCAAGGTGTGCCAAGGCCGTATGGGGCGCCTCGGGCTTCGGCGAAAAGAGCGGAAGAGAGGGACCCATGTCTGAGTATCGCCTCAAGGCGATGCGAGTTTGGGTCCCGGCCGCTCTTTTCGTCGAAGCCCGAGGAGGCAGTCGCCCCATCCGGCGCGCCTTCTTTGCCTACTTTCTTGGCAAGACAAGAAAGTAGGTCGCCGCCCCGCAGGGGTGGTGAAACTGCAGTTGAAGTTGAAGTTGAAGTTGAAGTTGCAGTTAAGCCCTTGAATCTGAAGCTGATTCCGCAGCCGCAGCCGCAGCCAACCAGCAATCAAACCTCCACCGCCTCCTCCCGCACCACCTTAACGCCCTTAGCGCCCTTAGCGCCGCCAGCCCTCTCCATCGTCCGCACCACATGCCGCCGATGCCCCCGCCGACGCTTCCACCAGATCAACACCCCGGTCGCGGCAAACATCAGCGGCACCACCCCGAACACCGAAATAAACGCCCGCCCCGCCAATCCGAACGCCTCCCCGGTATGCAGCGGATACATCCAGTTAAGAAAAGTATCCCCAGCCGGCGCATCCATCGGATCGCGAACCCCGAGCCGCTTGCCTGTATGGGCATCCAGCCAGAGCCGCGTAGCCCCACTGCCCTGGCGGACCTCACCCGGCTGCCGCAGCCGCACCTCAAACGGATCCCCCGCCTTGCGCGGAAAGCTGACCCGCGTCACCAGCGCCGCAGGATAA comes from the Cupriavidus basilensis genome and includes:
- the panC gene encoding pantoate--beta-alanine ligase, which translates into the protein MKVISSIHELRDQLRGQNRAAFVPTMGNLHEGHLSLMRLARQHGDPVVASIFVNRLQFGPNEDFDKYPRTLQDDIEKLQKEGVYVLFAPTERDMYPEPQEYRVEPPHDLGDILEGEFRPGFFKGVCTVVMKLLSCAQPRVAVFGKKDYQQLMIVRRMVHQFALPIDIVPAETVRAEDGLALSSRNRYLTPDERTEAPVLYKTLHEVRDTVLAANSASADLAAIEASAKAALQARGWQPDYVSIRKRVDLQAPTREEYVAGEPLVILTAAKLGATRLIDNLEI